In Akkermansia muciniphila, one DNA window encodes the following:
- a CDS encoding NADH-quinone oxidoreductase subunit N yields the protein MQAYIPEFILAGLAMLLLLAETFCKKTPKFFFGLIGAAGTLAMLPFYMEGLYDNTYIILALVATAVTLLLSVDFRAVINFSSNDSKSQEGTGEFYILPLLACVGITSLCKASNLVELFVSLEVLTLSSFIMVGYFRRNLGSTEAGIKYLILGAVSTGFLVFGLAWYFGITGTFIYNETIVSHALAGQIAPAMYLALAMLLLGTAFKIGAVPMQLWIPDVYQGAPTPVTAFLSVASKVAGFALLGIILAPFAVLPPVEFVVALMAAATLLVGNLGAIPQTNLKRMMGYSSIAQAGFILPLFIGTVDGQLAPNAPFYLAVYLVMTFGVFFALAMIRIQRGSEEISAFRGLGKTNPRLALAVTIMFASLAGVPLTAGFFAKMISFVHVINTGLYLGWMLPVMIVCAASGFYYYFKVIRSMYWDKPAENAEPVQVPVISGVMLAAFSIFIVLGGLMPLFLNPIR from the coding sequence ATGCAAGCGTATATTCCGGAATTTATCCTGGCCGGCCTGGCAATGCTTTTGCTTCTGGCGGAGACCTTCTGCAAAAAAACGCCCAAATTCTTTTTCGGGCTGATTGGCGCGGCGGGAACCCTGGCGATGCTTCCCTTCTACATGGAAGGGCTCTATGACAATACCTACATCATCCTGGCGCTCGTCGCCACAGCTGTCACCCTGCTGCTTTCCGTAGATTTCCGGGCCGTCATCAACTTTTCCTCCAATGACTCCAAATCCCAGGAGGGCACGGGGGAATTCTACATCCTGCCCCTGCTGGCTTGCGTAGGCATCACCTCCCTGTGCAAAGCCTCCAACCTGGTGGAACTGTTCGTCTCCCTGGAAGTGCTCACCCTGAGCTCCTTCATCATGGTAGGCTATTTCCGGCGGAACCTGGGTTCCACGGAAGCGGGCATCAAGTACCTGATTCTGGGCGCAGTCAGCACGGGATTCCTCGTTTTCGGCCTGGCCTGGTATTTCGGCATTACGGGAACATTCATTTATAATGAAACCATCGTCAGCCACGCTCTGGCCGGCCAGATAGCCCCCGCCATGTACCTGGCCCTCGCCATGCTACTGCTCGGCACAGCATTCAAAATCGGCGCAGTTCCAATGCAGCTGTGGATTCCGGATGTGTACCAGGGAGCTCCCACTCCGGTGACGGCTTTCCTTTCCGTAGCCTCCAAAGTAGCCGGATTCGCCCTGCTCGGCATCATCCTGGCCCCATTCGCCGTGCTGCCCCCCGTCGAATTCGTCGTAGCCCTGATGGCCGCCGCTACCCTGCTGGTGGGCAACCTGGGCGCCATTCCCCAGACGAACCTGAAACGCATGATGGGTTATTCCTCCATCGCGCAGGCAGGCTTCATCCTTCCCTTATTCATCGGTACTGTGGACGGTCAGCTGGCTCCGAACGCTCCGTTCTACCTAGCTGTGTACCTGGTCATGACCTTCGGCGTCTTTTTCGCCCTTGCTATGATTCGCATCCAGCGAGGAAGCGAGGAAATTTCCGCGTTCCGCGGTCTGGGCAAAACCAATCCCCGATTGGCCTTGGCTGTCACCATCATGTTCGCCTCCCTGGCGGGCGTGCCGCTGACGGCCGGATTTTTCGCCAAAATGATTTCTTTCGTGCACGTCATCAATACGGGGCTGTACCTGGGCTGGATGCTCCCCGTCATGATCGTCTGCGCAGCGTCCGGGTTTTACTATTACTTCAAAGTCATCCGCTCCATGTACTGGGACAAACCCGCAGAAAACGCAGAACCCGTGCAGGTGCCGGTCATTTCCGGAGTCATGCTGGCCGCGTTCTCCATTTTCATCGTGCTGGGGGGCCTGATGCCTCTGTTCCTGAATCCCATCCGGTAA
- a CDS encoding complex I subunit 4 family protein → MLIWLVLIPLIAAALIGLCKAPARPTALLSATLTLALGIWALVSFDGCSSCWSRFEGMDLQLTLAPALSKVMLLLTILVTFASVLGTNPPQGGEASWYNSALLISAGATGAFLSDNMISFFAFHELALIPTFVMIGLYGRGDRRTTAWRATLYLGLASMVLLAALLMIGTQAGFTFSGLKDFMASGRELAHAELIGALLIAGFGTLISLFPFHSWAAPAYASAPAPVAMMHAGVLKKFGLYGLFMFQPLMETGFLPWTNILLVLLVCNVIWVGYVTVNQKRLDLLLGNSSVMHMGYIFLAFAALVVSGSAEANPWALKGAALLMLAHGLTIALLFLLCGQIEKQTGTLEINSLGGLGTKLPRMAFVFGLAGMASIGLPGLANFPGEFMVFFSGFAGFSNSFGPVQIATILCLWGLVIGAVYMLRAYRNIFQGDLSKASAYATELLPSERAANCFLVIALAVFGFFPTLVLQFFS, encoded by the coding sequence ATGCTTATCTGGCTTGTTCTCATTCCTCTGATTGCCGCGGCCCTCATCGGTCTGTGCAAGGCGCCCGCACGCCCGACAGCCCTGCTCAGCGCCACCCTGACGCTGGCCCTCGGCATCTGGGCCCTGGTTAGCTTTGACGGCTGTTCCTCCTGCTGGTCCCGCTTTGAAGGGATGGACCTCCAGCTCACGTTGGCTCCGGCCCTGTCCAAAGTAATGCTGCTGCTGACCATCCTGGTTACCTTCGCCTCCGTGTTGGGCACCAACCCGCCCCAGGGGGGAGAAGCTTCCTGGTACAATTCCGCCCTTCTGATTTCCGCAGGCGCCACCGGGGCGTTTCTGTCCGACAACATGATCTCCTTCTTCGCCTTCCATGAACTGGCTCTTATCCCCACCTTCGTGATGATCGGCCTGTATGGACGCGGCGACCGCCGCACCACGGCCTGGCGCGCCACGCTTTACCTGGGGCTTGCCTCCATGGTTCTGCTGGCCGCCCTGCTGATGATCGGCACGCAGGCGGGCTTCACCTTCTCCGGCCTGAAAGACTTCATGGCCAGCGGGCGCGAACTTGCCCATGCGGAACTTATCGGAGCTCTGCTCATCGCCGGATTCGGCACGCTGATTTCCCTTTTCCCTTTCCATTCCTGGGCAGCCCCCGCCTACGCATCCGCACCCGCTCCGGTAGCGATGATGCACGCCGGAGTCCTTAAGAAATTTGGTCTGTACGGGCTTTTCATGTTCCAGCCGCTGATGGAAACAGGATTCCTTCCCTGGACGAACATCCTGCTGGTTCTGCTCGTCTGCAATGTCATTTGGGTGGGTTACGTGACCGTCAACCAGAAAAGGCTGGACCTGCTGCTGGGCAACTCCTCCGTGATGCACATGGGTTATATTTTCCTGGCTTTCGCCGCCCTGGTGGTTTCCGGTTCCGCGGAAGCCAATCCCTGGGCGCTGAAAGGGGCTGCTCTGCTGATGCTGGCCCATGGCCTGACAATCGCCCTTCTCTTCCTGCTCTGCGGACAGATTGAAAAGCAGACAGGCACACTGGAAATCAACTCTCTGGGAGGACTGGGCACCAAGCTGCCGCGCATGGCTTTCGTTTTCGGTCTGGCGGGCATGGCCTCCATCGGCCTCCCCGGCCTCGCCAATTTCCCTGGGGAATTCATGGTCTTTTTCTCCGGTTTCGCCGGTTTCAGCAACAGCTTCGGCCCCGTTCAAATCGCCACCATCCTGTGCCTCTGGGGGCTGGTCATCGGCGCGGTATACATGCTGAGAGCCTACCGTAATATCTTCCAGGGGGATTTGTCCAAAGCCTCCGCCTACGCCACGGAACTGCTTCCCTCCGAACGGGCGGCCAACTGCTTCCTGGTCATCGCCCTGGCGGTCTTCGGCTTCTTCCCCACGCTGGTGCTTCAGTTCTTCTCCTGA